A single region of the Amphiura filiformis chromosome 7, Afil_fr2py, whole genome shotgun sequence genome encodes:
- the LOC140157896 gene encoding monocarboxylate transporter 12-like: protein MGTTVTVGLMSTYFATDFYRVAANIITTGFPLGILAFSASTQLLIDIYGWRGAMLLLAGINFHSVAAASLLKPLTHSTADNSVYQRVENLENNEDNNQNVTCTCINDTCNASLFKNRPFIIIIIVSFACGYCHNGWVVYLVSITQSQDLSPNEAVIMATISGVGAFMIRIILAIFQGGTSPRLLLCGGSFITAGAYAGLYYASSFLTTAVVSCLLGIGLGVVGSQVYVAANATIEKDQAINAMAWLHFVLGIGYIISGYVNGFLFDISGNFRLSLIGLSAASTFIPITIAAEDLWNIFTRR, encoded by the exons ATGGGTACAACTGTTACTGTTGGTCTGATGTCTACGTATTTTGCGACGGATTTCTACCGTGTCGCTGCCAATATCATCACCACTGGCTTCCCACTCGGTATCCTCGCCTTTTCAGCATCAACTCAACTACTCATTGATATCTACGGATGGCGAGGAGCTATGTTATTACTCGCAGGAATTAATTTTCACTCTGTAGCAGCTGCGTCTTTACTCAAACCATTGACACACAGCACTGCTGATAACTCAGTGTATCAACGAGTAGAAAACTTAGAAAATAACGAAGATAATAATCAGAATGTCACATGTACTTGCATCAACGATACGTGCAATGCTTCCTTGTTTAAAAACAGACCTTTTATTATAATCATAATAGTTTCTTTCGCGTGCGGATATTGTCATAACGGATGGGTAGTGTATTTGGTTTCCATTACCCAAAGTCAAGACTTATCACCAAATGAAGCTGTCATTATGGCTACAATCAGTGGGGTGGGAGCATTTATGATACGGATAATATTAGCAATCTTCCAAGGAGGCACCTCACCCAGACTCCTTTTATGCGGGGGTTCGTTTATAACGGCAGGGGCATATGCCGGATTGTATTATGCAAGTTCTTTTCTTACAACAGCTGTGGTGAGTTGTCTTCTTGGTATTGGACTGGGTGTAGTCGGCTCACAGGTTTATGTTGCTGCCAATGCAACAATTGAAAAGGACCAAGCAATTAATGCAATGGCATGGCTACACTTTGTTCTTGGTATTGGCTACATAATCAGTGGTTACGTCAACG GTTTTCTTTTCGATATAAGTGGTAATTTCAGACTGTCTTTGATTGGACTTTCCGCGGCGAGTACATTTATTCCGATTACAATAGCAGCAGAAGATTTGTGGAACATTTTCACGAGACGTTAA